TAAGGCTGGCTGTGGTTGGGCCTAGCTTCCAAATAAATGGTGCATGCGTGCTGAAATCAGAATGTGCTATTGTTCATGGAACTTATAGCCTTTACGTTCCTAATATTAGCCAGGAGTTCGATTACGGAATAGTTTTGGTGCTTCCGAAAAATTACCCCAAGCTACCTCCTCAAATGTTTTGTAATGACTTAAAGTTACCTATCAACAACATTGATCGTCACATCATGAAAGACGGTCGGGCATGCTTAGGCGTTCATGCTGAAATAGGTATGCGTTGGAAACCGGGATCGACAATTGTAACCTTTCTCGATGATCTCGTAGCCCCCTTTTTGGCCTGGCAGGCTTATTACGACAAATATCATGAACCACCGCCTTGGGGAGAACGCTCTCATTACAAGCAAGGAATTCTCGAATTCTATGCAGAGCTCCTGAAGAGACCAATAGATTCTACTATCGAAGGTTTTATGAGACTTTTAGCCAGAGCGAATCGACCTAAAGGACATGAACCTTGCCCGTGCAATTCAGGAAAACGGTTGCGAAACTGCCACAGGGACATGCTATATGAAGCCCGAGAAAAAGTTGCATGGCAGGATGTTGAATTTGACTTGGCAGTTCTTAACAGTGTCGATGATATTAAGTAGCACCATTAGCCTACTAAATAAAACATCGTGGGTATGCACTTCGCTCCAGTCAATTGATTGTAATATTCTGAATTAACAGCTTATTTAGCGAATTTTCATAATAAAAACATAAAGTGCCAAAAAGCCTTTATATTCAAAGGGATAGCGGCAGCGAGTTGGAGTCAAGTGCATACCCATATAAAACATTTTACGATAATTCAATTTGTTCAAATCATTTCGACACTTTTTCTTTAGCGTCTTTTTCCTATATTTTTTTCTCTAACACTTCCTCATATGCCCATCCCATCATCATTCCACCAAGAACCACCGCATCCTCAATTGACCTTACGACTCAATATATCTTCCAGCGATCACAGCCGTACCCA
This genomic interval from Candidatus Desulfatibia profunda contains the following:
- a CDS encoding SEC-C domain-containing protein, translated to MAQWYESNRRLFRNERKELASTHPLLRLAVVGPSFQINGACVLKSECAIVHGTYSLYVPNISQEFDYGIVLVLPKNYPKLPPQMFCNDLKLPINNIDRHIMKDGRACLGVHAEIGMRWKPGSTIVTFLDDLVAPFLAWQAYYDKYHEPPPWGERSHYKQGILEFYAELLKRPIDSTIEGFMRLLARANRPKGHEPCPCNSGKRLRNCHRDMLYEAREKVAWQDVEFDLAVLNSVDDIK